CAAAATTTGATTTATTACCGATTCCAAATTCGGAAATTGTTACCAATACAATTAATCCAATACAGCAGAATCCTGGTTATTAATCCTCAAAACATTTTAATTAAATAGTAATTTTTATTTTATTGAAACATCCCATAATACTTGCTTTGATGCAAGATATTATGGGATGTTTTTATATAACAACTGTAAGTAAAAAGACGAAATTTACATCTTTTAGTCTCCAACAGAAACCTGACAGGTTTTAAAAACCTGTCAGGTTTAACTTGAAAAACAATACTATTTTTGATTCGCATTATCATCCAAAAATGCAAAACTCGTTATTGTAAGCTCCAACGGAGCTAAATATTTAAAAATATCAATTCGAGCAAATAAACCACTTATGAACTTAAAGTCAATAGTATAGCTGACAGATTGAAAGTCTTCAAGTTTCGAAACTTAATTTTAACCACAAATTGCACAAATTTTCGCAGATTAATTTGTGGGAATTTGTGCAATTTGTGGTTAAAAACTTTTTTAGAAGCTAAAATCGAAATACTTTAAAGTAAATAGTTTTAGAATATTTTTTGAGACCAATAAAAAAGCAACAATGTAGCGAAATATATTTAGTATGTTTAAAAAAACGTTACTCCATTTCAGCTTTCTATTGTACACATCTTGCTATAAAGATTTTGCTTTTCTCTGAAGCTTACAAAAAAAAGGCTGTCCAAAATAGGACAGCCTTTTTACTCTTTTTGGTATTTTATTTTAGCTAAAGGCTAATCCTCCATTAATATCAATATTATTTCCAGATAAAAATGACGATTCTTCAGAAGCTAAATAAGCTACTAAATCGGCTACTTCATCAGCACGTCCCTCACGGCGTAAAGCTGTCGCATTTGCAACATTTACGCGTACTTGGTCTTTTGTAAAATCATCATGAAATCTTGTTGCAATCATACCTGGATTAATTGCATTTACACGAATTCCTTTTGGCCCTAATTCTTTAGCCAATCCTCTTGTAAAAGTAGAAACTGCTCCTTTTGAAGCCGCATATAAAAATGCTCCTGGCCCGCCGCCATCTCTTCCAGCCTGTGACGCAAAATTTACAATTGCACTACCCTCGCCCATTAAAGGAACAAAAGCTTTAGTTACAAACACAGCCGATTTGAAGTTTACATCCATAATAAGATTATAAAAATCGACATCTATTTCATCAATTGTTTTACGAGCAAATAAACCTCCGGCAACATTAACTAAAATATCAACTTTCTCACCAAATGCAGTTTTAGTCTTCTCCACAAGATTAGAAATATCTGTCAAACTTGTAGCGTCACCTTGAACATAAATTCCCTTTCCTCCCATTTCTTCAATTAGTCTAATTGTCTCTTTAGCATCATCTTCATTATCAAAATAATTAATAACAACATTAGCACCTTCCTTTGCTAATTTTAATGATACAGCGCGACCAATATCTCTGGCGCCGCCTGTTACAACAGCTACTTTACCTTTTAATTTACTCATCTTAATTCTAATTTATTTTTAAGTTTATATTTTGTTTATTTTTCTACAGATTCAATATTTCTAGCGAAATAATAGATTGCGCCTACTCCTAATGGAACAAAAACCGCAATAGCAATAAAAATTGGTGTATATGATATTTCGGCAATTAAGGGCACTAGAAAATTCATAATAATTACAGAAAATACGCCTACCATTCCGCCTAATCCAGCCAATGACCCAACAGATTTTCCACTAAACAGGTCACTTGGCAAAGTCTGCACATTTCCAATAGCAAACTGAAAACCAAACAATACCACAAAAACAATGGCTACAAAACGTTCAGGCGACGTAGCAAAAAATACTGAGGCCACTAATCCAAAAAGCATAATGATGCCACCTATTAAAATGGTTGTTTTTCTTCCTTTATTGATTGAATTTGTTTTAGATATAATCTGTCCAGAAACATAGCCTCCAGCAATACTTCCTATGGCAGCACCAACATAAGGCACCCAAGCAAAAGCTCCCACTTCTTTAACATTAAATCCATATACATCAAAAAGATAAATCGGCATCCATCCAACAAAAAACCACCAAATAGGCTCAAGAAATAAACGTCCAACAACTATAGCCCAAGATTCTCTGTAAGAAAGAATTTCTTTTAAACTTAGACCTTTCGTGTGCTCAGTAGCACTTTGATCCGCTTTGCTCTGCCCCTCAATTATATATTTTTGTTCCTCCTGAGTAATCCAAGGATGCTTTTTTGGGCCAGCTTTATTCACAAAAAGCCAAGGTACAATCCATAGAATCCCGAAAGAACCTATTATCATAAATGTGATTCTCCATCCATAGCTTACAAAAAGCGCCGCAATAAAAGGCGGTGCAATTACAGATCCAATAGATGCTCCTGCATTGAATAAACCTTGTGCAATGGCTCTTTCTTTGATTGGAAACCATTCGGCATTGCTTTTTACGCCGCCGGGCCAATTTCCTGCCTCAGAAATCCCTAAAGTACTTCTGAAAAAGGCGATGGATAAAAAACCTCTTACGGTAGAATGAAGAAAAGAAGATAATCCCCAAACCCCAATACTGATTACATAACCAATTCGAGTTCCGACTTTATCAAACAGTTTTCCCGAAAACAATTGTCCTAATGCATAAAAAACCATAAAAATGTTCAGGATATTACCATAATCATTTTTGTTAAGCCCTAAAGATTTTGAAATAGAACCTTCGACATTTTCGTTGCCCCACATTATGGCAAGCGCACTTCTATCAATGTA
This portion of the Flavobacterium panacagri genome encodes:
- a CDS encoding MFS transporter, with product MKVKGLRWFIIGLIFLATVINYIDRSALAIMWGNENVEGSISKSLGLNKNDYGNILNIFMVFYALGQLFSGKLFDKVGTRIGYVISIGVWGLSSFLHSTVRGFLSIAFFRSTLGISEAGNWPGGVKSNAEWFPIKERAIAQGLFNAGASIGSVIAPPFIAALFVSYGWRITFMIIGSFGILWIVPWLFVNKAGPKKHPWITQEEQKYIIEGQSKADQSATEHTKGLSLKEILSYRESWAIVVGRLFLEPIWWFFVGWMPIYLFDVYGFNVKEVGAFAWVPYVGAAIGSIAGGYVSGQIISKTNSINKGRKTTILIGGIIMLFGLVASVFFATSPERFVAIVFVVLFGFQFAIGNVQTLPSDLFSGKSVGSLAGLGGMVGVFSVIIMNFLVPLIAEISYTPIFIAIAVFVPLGVGAIYYFARNIESVEK
- a CDS encoding SDR family NAD(P)-dependent oxidoreductase — protein: MSKLKGKVAVVTGGARDIGRAVSLKLAKEGANVVINYFDNEDDAKETIRLIEEMGGKGIYVQGDATSLTDISNLVEKTKTAFGEKVDILVNVAGGLFARKTIDEIDVDFYNLIMDVNFKSAVFVTKAFVPLMGEGSAIVNFASQAGRDGGGPGAFLYAASKGAVSTFTRGLAKELGPKGIRVNAINPGMIATRFHDDFTKDQVRVNVANATALRREGRADEVADLVAYLASEESSFLSGNNIDINGGLAFS